The following nucleotide sequence is from Candidatus Neomarinimicrobiota bacterium.
GACCGTAGGCCACACCTGAAACAATGGGGAAGTCGACATCGCCAATAATATCTCGCACCAGTTCATCTAAAAGAAAATCATCTTCGTCGCCATTTTCCCAGGTGTCAATAAACTGACCCAACATGAGTCCATTGATCCGATCTTCTCCATGGAAAAATCCAGCCATCTTGAATTGGCTGAGCATGCGATCCAGATGTTGTGCGTTTTCTCCAATATCTTCCAAAACCATGATACCACCTGACACATCTGGAAAATAAGGGGTTCCCATGAGATTGTTGAATAAGGAAAGACATCCGCCTACCAGGGGTCCCTCCCCCTTTCCTGGGGATAGAATTGCGTGGGGCATATCGCTAGGGTTTTTAAGCACCTGACCTGTCATGGGTTTGCTTATTAAATCCCAAAACACCTGTTCGGTATAGGGATCAATCCCTTCCTCAGCCGCCATTTCAACGGCTGCCATAACACCAGAAATTGTAACCAATCCTGTTTCCACGGCCAGAGCGCATTGGAGGGCTGTTATATCGGAATACCCGATAAAAAATTTTGGATGTTGGGCAATAAGCTCATAGTTCAGATCATCAAGGAAACGCGGAGTACCATACCCTCCCCTGCTGCAAATAATGGCATCTATTCCATCATCTTCAAAAGCCCAGTGAATATCTGCCAATTGC
It contains:
- a CDS encoding LD-carboxypeptidase, producing the protein MITPDPIRPGATFAVISPASAPKPERLGRGLDYLRSKGFKIKEGPNLRGKNKYLAGYGPEQLADIHWAFEDDGIDAIICSRGGYGTPRFLDDLNYELIAQHPKFFIGYSDITALQCALAVETGLVTISGVMAAVEMAAEEGIDPYTEQVFWDLISKPMTGQVLKNPSDMPHAILSPGKGEGPLVGGCLSLFNNLMGTPYFPDVSGGIMVLEDIGENAQHLDRMLSQFKMAGFFHGEDRINGLMLGQFIDTWENGDEDDFLLDELVRDIIGDVDFPIVSGVAYGHGMRKMTLPLGAQVKLNGNDGSLTLL